The proteins below are encoded in one region of Microbacterium pygmaeum:
- a CDS encoding sugar ABC transporter ATP-binding protein: MVRRRGQHGGAVHFAMAQVTNPQEAPDGGLTPAIRLRDLRKTYVEGVPVLEGVDLDVPHGQVTALVGANGSGKSTLVKILSGYHAPDRGSRIWIDGAEIEGQIAPAAARDAGLRFVHQDARLVSGVSVLDNMLVGAYHTGISGRVHWRSERRSVQALLDRWRIEVALDADPSNLPLATVSKLAVLRALRTEGDEKISALILDEPTAALGNDDSHNLLTWVRELAARERVGVLFIGHRLPEILSLADRVAVLRAGRIVAEEAAGELDEARLVHHVVGTEIAQFYPDREERRSVEPVLTVTGLGGAKVHDVDLHVGKGEVVGITGLAGSGFEDIPYLVVDPSARARGEVTIDGHKINLRRTTIARRGELGLVLVPADRKNKALAVDLTLRENLVLPRLRSFLRRGGLSRAAEHTDSIQVLKRFGVRPPDSRLAASSLSGGNQQKVVLAKWMSTRPQVLIIHEPTQGVDVGAKSEIFALLAESASQGLSTVLVSVEYEDLAHLCDRVYVVGEGRIVAELSGAQLTTEAITATALMGTERRKA; this comes from the coding sequence GTGGTACGGCGGCGCGGGCAGCACGGCGGAGCTGTTCACTTCGCTATGGCTCAAGTAACGAACCCGCAGGAAGCTCCGGATGGTGGGCTCACGCCCGCCATCCGGCTCCGCGACCTGCGGAAGACCTACGTCGAAGGCGTGCCGGTGCTCGAGGGCGTCGACCTGGACGTGCCGCACGGCCAGGTGACCGCGCTGGTCGGCGCGAACGGATCCGGCAAGTCCACGCTCGTGAAGATCCTGTCGGGATATCACGCACCCGACCGGGGCTCCCGCATCTGGATCGATGGCGCGGAAATCGAGGGGCAGATTGCGCCGGCCGCCGCACGCGACGCGGGGCTGAGGTTCGTCCATCAGGATGCTCGGCTCGTATCCGGTGTCAGCGTGCTCGACAACATGCTCGTGGGGGCATACCACACGGGCATCTCGGGCCGCGTGCACTGGCGGTCCGAGCGCCGCAGCGTGCAGGCGCTCCTCGACCGGTGGCGGATCGAGGTTGCCCTCGATGCGGATCCGAGCAACCTGCCCCTCGCGACGGTGTCGAAGCTCGCCGTGCTGCGCGCCCTGCGCACCGAGGGTGACGAGAAGATCAGCGCACTCATTCTCGACGAGCCCACCGCAGCCCTCGGCAACGACGACTCGCACAACCTCCTCACCTGGGTGCGCGAACTTGCCGCCCGGGAGCGTGTCGGCGTTCTCTTCATCGGCCACCGCCTGCCGGAGATCCTCTCGCTGGCCGATCGTGTCGCCGTGCTGCGGGCCGGACGCATCGTCGCGGAAGAGGCGGCCGGCGAGCTCGATGAGGCGCGGTTGGTGCACCACGTCGTCGGGACGGAGATCGCGCAGTTCTATCCGGACCGCGAGGAGCGCCGTTCGGTCGAACCAGTGCTCACCGTCACCGGTCTCGGCGGAGCGAAGGTGCACGATGTCGATCTCCACGTCGGGAAGGGTGAGGTCGTCGGCATCACCGGCCTCGCCGGTAGCGGTTTCGAAGACATCCCCTACCTCGTCGTCGACCCGTCCGCGAGGGCTCGCGGAGAGGTGACGATCGATGGACACAAGATCAATCTGCGCCGCACGACGATCGCCCGACGGGGTGAGCTGGGGCTGGTGCTCGTGCCCGCCGACCGCAAGAACAAGGCGCTCGCCGTCGACCTCACGCTGCGCGAGAATCTGGTGCTGCCCCGGCTCAGGTCGTTCCTTCGCCGCGGCGGCCTCAGCCGCGCTGCCGAGCACACCGACTCCATTCAGGTGCTGAAACGGTTCGGGGTGCGTCCGCCCGACTCACGACTCGCCGCGAGCAGCCTCAGCGGCGGCAATCAGCAGAAGGTCGTGCTCGCCAAGTGGATGAGCACTCGCCCGCAGGTGTTGATCATCCACGAGCCGACGCAGGGGGTCGACGTCGGAGCGAAGTCGGAGATCTTCGCGCTCCTCGCGGAGTCGGCGTCGCAGGGCCTATCGACCGTGCTTGTCTCCGTCGAGTACGAGGATCTCGCGCACCTGTGCGACCGCGTGTACGTCGTCGGCGAAGGACGCATCGTCGCGGAGCTCTCGGGTGCGCAGCTGACGACGGAGGCGATCACGGCGACCGCCCTGATGGGCACGGAGCGCAGGAAGGCGTGA